Proteins encoded within one genomic window of Sphingomonas cannabina:
- a CDS encoding energy transducer TonB — MYADRANRTRMSPAGLTMAVGINAALLAALIWSAPELPKVINWDPIEAINIPIPPPPPPIPKVEPTKTVEAPRPIDPYVPPKRVDVPTKPTDRVDTTDVILPPDTGTPPGTGTGTGGGVTVDPPKPLPVVTVPEIDSRYADDLQPDYPADMRRAGLEGQVVVKVLVGTNGRVKAIELVSSPHDSFFQATRRQALSRWRFKPATRDGIPFESWRTMRLGFHLTDA, encoded by the coding sequence ATGTACGCAGACCGTGCGAATCGTACGAGGATGAGCCCCGCGGGGCTGACGATGGCGGTGGGAATCAACGCAGCGCTGCTCGCGGCGCTGATCTGGTCCGCGCCCGAGCTGCCGAAGGTCATCAACTGGGACCCGATTGAGGCGATCAACATCCCGATTCCGCCGCCTCCGCCGCCGATCCCTAAAGTCGAGCCGACGAAGACGGTCGAGGCACCGCGCCCGATCGATCCCTATGTTCCGCCAAAAAGGGTCGACGTGCCCACGAAGCCGACCGATCGGGTCGACACCACGGACGTGATCCTGCCCCCCGATACTGGAACTCCGCCGGGAACCGGGACCGGCACTGGCGGCGGCGTCACCGTGGATCCGCCCAAGCCGCTGCCGGTGGTGACCGTGCCGGAGATCGATTCGCGCTACGCCGACGATCTCCAGCCTGACTATCCGGCCGACATGCGCCGTGCCGGACTGGAGGGCCAGGTGGTCGTGAAGGTGCTGGTCGGCACCAACGGCCGGGTGAAGGCGATCGAACTGGTGAGCAGTCCGCACGACAGCTTCTTCCAGGCGACCAGGCGCCAGGCGCTGTCCCGTTGGCGGTTCAAGCCGGCGACTCGTGACGGCATACCGTTCGAGAGCTGGCGGACGATGCGGCTCGGCTTCCACCTGACCGACGCCTGA
- a CDS encoding ArsR/SmtB family transcription factor, translating to MQVAGLDTVMRALADPTRRAVFERIARSDEVNVAELTRASGVTQGAVSQHLKSLKQAGLVAERPQGRQVFYRARPEGLAPLFDWLNHYDAFWRERLGNLRTLLKEIDP from the coding sequence ATGCAGGTCGCCGGCCTCGACACCGTGATGCGCGCCCTCGCCGATCCCACGCGGCGGGCGGTGTTCGAGCGCATCGCCCGCTCCGACGAGGTCAACGTGGCCGAGCTGACCCGCGCAAGCGGCGTGACCCAGGGGGCGGTCTCGCAGCATCTCAAGTCGCTGAAGCAGGCCGGCCTCGTCGCCGAACGTCCGCAGGGCCGGCAGGTCTTCTACCGGGCGCGGCCGGAAGGGCTGGCGCCGCTGTTCGACTGGCTGAACCATTACGACGCCTTCTGGCGCGAGCGGCTCGGCAACCTGCGCACGTTGTTGAAGGAGATCGATCCATGA
- the ribH gene encoding 6,7-dimethyl-8-ribityllumazine synthase has protein sequence MAHVLIVEARFYDHLNDLLLAGARAAIEAAGHSHETVTVPGALEAPGAVSLAAETGRYDAYVALGVVIRGETYHFEIVSNESARGLMALTMDGLAIGNGILTVENEAQAIVRADPAQADKGGGAARAALAMLALRERFGVA, from the coding sequence ATGGCCCATGTCCTGATCGTCGAGGCGCGGTTCTACGACCACCTCAACGACCTGCTCCTCGCCGGGGCGCGCGCGGCGATCGAGGCAGCGGGGCACAGCCATGAGACGGTCACCGTTCCGGGCGCGCTCGAGGCGCCCGGCGCGGTGTCGCTGGCGGCGGAGACGGGGCGCTACGACGCCTATGTCGCGCTCGGCGTGGTGATCCGCGGCGAGACCTATCATTTCGAGATCGTCTCCAACGAGAGCGCGCGTGGGCTGATGGCGCTCACCATGGACGGGCTGGCGATCGGCAACGGTATCCTGACCGTCGAGAACGAGGCGCAGGCGATCGTCCGCGCCGATCCCGCGCAGGCCGACAAGGGCGGCGGCGCGGCCAGGGCGGCGCTGGCGATGCTCGCGCTCAGGGAGCGGTTCGGGGTCGCATGA
- a CDS encoding riboflavin synthase: protein MFTGIVTDIGTIRSVEQQGDLRAIVETGYDTATIDLGASISCSGVCLTVVDKGPGWFAVDVSGETVSRTAQGQWTAGRRLNLERALRLGDELGGHIVTGHVDGIGEVASVREEGGSHRVVVAAPRELAPFVAPKGSITVDGVSLTVNEVTDTARGVEFGLNIIPHTAEVTTFGAIEPGQPVNLEIDVLARYLQRMEQARKSLTDAEA from the coding sequence ATGTTTACGGGAATCGTCACCGATATCGGTACCATCCGTTCGGTCGAGCAGCAGGGCGACCTGCGCGCGATCGTGGAGACGGGCTACGACACCGCCACCATCGACCTGGGCGCGTCGATCTCCTGCTCGGGCGTATGCCTGACGGTGGTCGACAAGGGGCCGGGCTGGTTCGCGGTCGACGTGTCCGGCGAGACGGTGAGCCGCACCGCCCAGGGCCAGTGGACCGCGGGCCGGCGCCTCAACCTCGAGCGTGCGCTGCGGCTCGGCGACGAATTGGGCGGCCATATCGTCACCGGCCATGTCGACGGTATCGGCGAAGTGGCGAGCGTGCGCGAGGAAGGCGGGTCGCACCGCGTCGTCGTCGCCGCGCCGCGCGAGCTCGCCCCGTTCGTCGCGCCCAAGGGTTCGATCACCGTCGACGGCGTGTCGCTGACCGTCAACGAAGTGACCGACACCGCCCGGGGCGTCGAGTTCGGGCTCAATATCATCCCGCATACCGCCGAGGTCACCACCTTCGGCGCGATCGAGCCCGGCCAGCCGGTCAACCTCGAAATCGACGTGCTCGCCCGCTATCTCCAGCGGATGGAGCAAGCCAGAAAGTCCCTGACCGATGCCGAAGCCTGA
- a CDS encoding SixA phosphatase family protein produces MKTLTLLRHAKSSWDDPVARDFDRPLNAKGHRAAVAIGHSLRSLGLAFDQVVASPAVRVTETLEGVEEGYGRDLVPTWDRRLYLASPATLLDVIHELSDAAGRVMLVGHNPGLEELALLLVPDSAGDALRSEVEAKFPTGSVAVLTFEIDRWADARPGEATLTRFVRPRDLDPSLGPGRD; encoded by the coding sequence GTGAAGACGCTGACTCTGCTCCGCCACGCCAAGTCCAGCTGGGACGATCCCGTCGCCCGCGATTTCGACCGGCCGCTCAACGCCAAGGGCCATCGGGCCGCGGTGGCGATCGGCCACAGCCTGAGATCGCTGGGGTTGGCGTTCGACCAGGTCGTCGCCTCGCCGGCGGTGCGCGTGACCGAGACGCTGGAGGGGGTCGAGGAGGGCTATGGCCGCGATCTCGTGCCGACGTGGGACCGGCGGCTCTATCTCGCCTCCCCCGCGACCTTGCTCGACGTGATCCACGAGCTGTCCGACGCCGCCGGCCGGGTGATGCTGGTCGGGCACAATCCGGGCCTGGAGGAGCTGGCGTTGCTGCTCGTCCCGGACAGCGCGGGCGACGCGCTGCGCAGCGAGGTCGAGGCGAAGTTCCCCACCGGCAGCGTTGCCGTGCTCACCTTCGAGATCGATCGCTGGGCTGATGCGCGTCCGGGCGAGGCGACACTGACCCGCTTCGTGCGTCCCCGCGACCTCGATCCGAGCCTCGGGCCCGGGAGGGACTAA
- a CDS encoding GNAT family N-acetyltransferase: MTGPILFTPRLMLRPLDGSDFEAWAAFAADEEQMRFLGGPRDRANAWRGLAEMAGAWTVSGFSMFSVIERATGQWVGRLGPWAPEGWPGTEVGWGVARAFAGKGYAYEGAVAAMDYAVEVLGWTEIIHTIHPDNVRSIRLAERLGSTNGGPTRLPPPLQDVRVDRWGQTADQWRARRVAL; encoded by the coding sequence ATGACCGGCCCGATCCTCTTCACGCCGCGGCTGATGCTGCGGCCGCTCGACGGCTCGGATTTCGAGGCGTGGGCGGCGTTCGCCGCGGACGAGGAGCAGATGCGGTTCCTCGGCGGGCCGAGGGACCGCGCCAACGCCTGGCGCGGGCTGGCCGAGATGGCCGGCGCCTGGACGGTCTCCGGCTTCTCGATGTTCTCGGTGATCGAGCGCGCCACCGGCCAATGGGTCGGCCGGCTCGGCCCCTGGGCGCCGGAAGGCTGGCCCGGCACCGAGGTCGGCTGGGGCGTCGCCCGCGCGTTCGCCGGCAAGGGCTATGCCTATGAGGGCGCGGTCGCGGCGATGGACTATGCGGTCGAGGTGCTCGGCTGGACCGAGATCATCCACACCATCCATCCCGACAATGTCCGCTCGATCCGGCTGGCGGAGCGGCTGGGCTCCACCAACGGCGGCCCGACCAGGCTGCCGCCGCCGCTCCAGGACGTGCGGGTCGATCGCTGGGGCCAGACCGCCGACCAATGGCGGGCTCGTCGTGTGGCGCTATGA
- a CDS encoding SRPBCC family protein has translation MTVGDLATHSEQIAVDEVFPHAPEVIWATLTRPELIARWLNMTPAGFEPVVGNRFTYQTSPGGKWDGTIRCEVVEVIPNRRLAYSWKGGHAENQGYGSLLDTVVTLTLEPVEGGTRLRVVHSGFVLPRNETAYRNMSGGWTQVVHRIGELSGEQSAAR, from the coding sequence ATGACCGTCGGAGACCTGGCAACGCACTCGGAGCAGATCGCGGTCGACGAGGTGTTCCCGCACGCGCCCGAGGTGATCTGGGCGACGTTGACGCGGCCGGAGCTGATCGCGCGCTGGCTCAACATGACGCCCGCCGGCTTCGAGCCGGTGGTCGGCAACCGCTTCACCTATCAGACCTCGCCCGGCGGCAAATGGGACGGGACGATCCGGTGCGAGGTGGTGGAGGTGATCCCCAACCGGCGCCTCGCCTATTCGTGGAAGGGCGGACATGCGGAGAACCAGGGCTATGGCTCGCTGCTCGATACCGTCGTCACCCTGACGCTTGAGCCCGTCGAGGGCGGAACCCGGCTGCGCGTCGTCCATTCGGGCTTCGTCCTGCCGCGCAACGAGACGGCCTATCGCAACATGAGCGGCGGCTGGACGCAGGTCGTCCATCGGATCGGCGAACTGTCGGGCGAGCAGAGCGCAGCGCGATGA
- a CDS encoding ribose-phosphate pyrophosphokinase produces MKLLTGNSNLPLAQAIADYCESPLTKASVRRFADEEVFVEIHENVRGEDVFVLQSTSYPANDNLMELLICIDALRRASARRITAVLPYFGYARQDRKPGPRTPISAKLVANLITTAGANRVLSVDLHAGQIQGFFDIPTDNLFAAPVMSADIRSRFPDKNWMVVSPDVGGVVRARALSKRLDNAPLAIVDKRRERAGESEVMNIIGEVEGRFCILIDDIVDSAGTLCNAAAALKEAGAEGVVAYVTHGVLSGGAVARVEGSALQELVITDTIGNHEIIAAAKKVRHLTIAPLIAEAIKRIADESSVSSLFD; encoded by the coding sequence ATGAAACTTCTGACGGGCAATTCGAACCTGCCGCTGGCGCAGGCGATCGCCGATTATTGCGAGAGTCCGCTGACCAAGGCGAGCGTGCGCCGCTTCGCCGACGAGGAGGTGTTCGTCGAGATCCACGAGAACGTCCGCGGCGAGGACGTGTTCGTGCTGCAGTCGACCTCCTATCCCGCCAACGACAACCTGATGGAGCTATTGATCTGCATCGATGCGCTCAGGCGCGCGTCGGCGCGGCGGATCACGGCGGTGCTCCCCTATTTCGGCTATGCCCGGCAGGATCGGAAGCCCGGCCCGCGCACGCCGATCTCGGCGAAGCTGGTCGCCAACCTGATCACCACCGCGGGGGCCAACCGCGTGCTGTCGGTCGACCTCCATGCCGGGCAGATCCAGGGCTTCTTCGACATCCCGACCGACAACCTCTTCGCCGCGCCGGTGATGTCGGCCGACATCCGCAGCCGCTTCCCGGACAAGAACTGGATGGTGGTGTCGCCCGACGTTGGCGGCGTGGTGCGCGCGCGCGCCCTCTCCAAGCGGCTCGACAACGCCCCGCTCGCGATCGTCGACAAGCGCCGCGAGCGTGCCGGCGAATCGGAGGTGATGAACATCATCGGCGAGGTCGAGGGGCGCTTCTGCATCCTGATCGACGACATCGTCGATTCGGCCGGCACGCTCTGCAACGCCGCCGCGGCGCTCAAGGAGGCGGGGGCCGAGGGGGTGGTCGCCTATGTGACGCACGGCGTGCTCTCGGGCGGCGCGGTGGCGCGCGTCGAGGGATCGGCGCTCCAAGAGCTGGTGATCACCGACACGATCGGCAACCATGAGATCATCGCCGCCGCCAAGAAGGTCCGCCACCTCACCATCGCCCCGCTGATCGCCGAGGCGATCAAGCGCATCGCCGACGAGAGCTCGGTTTCCAGCCTGTTCGATTAG
- a CDS encoding glutamate--tRNA ligase — MIVTRFAPSPTGRLHVGNIRTALHNWLWAKKQGGRFLLRIDDTDRERSEARFVEAIRADLAWLGLMPDGEERQSARFDRYETRFEELKAAGRVYPAYETSQELDLKRKILLGRGLPPIYDRAALRLTEAEKAAFEDEGRAPHWRFRLGGDLLEWDDLIRGPQHFAAEAMSDPVVRRADGSWLYLLPSVIDDIDMGVTQVVRGEDHVSNTALQIDMFHALGAAPPAFAHEALLTGSEGKLSKRLGSLGVDHFREAGIEPEAVIALLARIGTSQPVEPLIDRTPLIAGFDFSHFGRAPARFDEAELAGINAKIVHQLPHAAVRDRLPVGMGEAAWEAIRPNLERVADAADWWAVIEGPIAASGEPEDSTYLIEAATVAAQIDWSADPWHALTAALKDRTGRKGKPLFLPLRRALTGRDHGPDMAALLPLIGRDRAVERLRSAS; from the coding sequence ATGATCGTCACCCGCTTCGCGCCGAGCCCGACCGGCAGGTTGCACGTCGGCAACATCCGTACTGCGCTCCACAATTGGCTGTGGGCGAAGAAGCAGGGCGGGCGCTTCCTGCTGCGTATCGACGATACCGATCGCGAGCGTTCCGAGGCGCGGTTCGTCGAAGCGATCCGGGCAGACCTCGCCTGGCTCGGGCTGATGCCCGACGGCGAGGAGCGGCAGTCGGCGCGGTTCGACCGCTATGAGACGCGCTTCGAGGAGCTGAAGGCGGCGGGACGGGTCTATCCGGCCTATGAGACAAGCCAGGAGCTTGATCTCAAGCGCAAGATCCTGCTCGGGCGCGGCCTGCCGCCGATCTACGATCGCGCCGCGCTCCGCCTCACAGAGGCCGAGAAGGCGGCGTTCGAGGACGAGGGGCGAGCGCCGCACTGGCGCTTCCGGCTCGGCGGCGACCTGCTCGAGTGGGACGATCTCATCCGCGGTCCCCAGCATTTCGCGGCGGAGGCGATGAGTGATCCCGTCGTCCGCCGCGCCGACGGCTCGTGGCTCTACCTGCTCCCTTCGGTGATCGACGACATCGACATGGGTGTGACTCAGGTCGTGCGCGGCGAGGACCATGTCTCCAATACCGCGCTCCAGATCGACATGTTCCACGCGCTCGGCGCCGCGCCACCCGCCTTTGCCCACGAGGCGCTGCTCACCGGCAGCGAAGGCAAGCTCTCCAAACGGCTCGGCTCGCTCGGCGTCGATCACTTCCGCGAGGCGGGGATCGAGCCGGAGGCGGTGATCGCGCTGCTCGCACGCATCGGCACCAGCCAGCCGGTCGAGCCGCTGATCGACCGCACGCCGCTGATCGCCGGCTTCGACTTCAGCCATTTCGGCCGCGCGCCGGCGCGATTCGACGAAGCGGAACTCGCCGGGATCAATGCCAAGATCGTCCATCAGCTTCCCCACGCGGCGGTGCGTGACCGTCTGCCCGTCGGCATGGGCGAGGCGGCATGGGAGGCGATCCGTCCTAATCTCGAGCGCGTCGCCGATGCCGCCGACTGGTGGGCGGTGATCGAAGGTCCGATCGCCGCTTCGGGCGAACCCGAGGACAGCACCTATCTCATCGAAGCGGCGACGGTCGCCGCGCAGATCGACTGGTCCGCCGATCCCTGGCACGCGCTCACCGCCGCGCTCAAGGACCGCACCGGCCGCAAGGGCAAGCCGCTGTTCCTCCCGCTCCGCCGTGCCCTCACCGGCCGCGACCACGGCCCCGACATGGCGGCGCTGCTCCCGCTGATCGGCCGCGACCGCGCGGTCGAACGGCTACGGAGCGCCAGCTAG
- the ribB gene encoding 3,4-dihydroxy-2-butanone-4-phosphate synthase, with protein MPKPELARLRHAFLSSPEEIIDEARNGRMFILVDDEDRENEGDLVIPAQMATPDAINFMAKYGRGLICLAMTKARVDQLGLDLMSRNNGTRHETAFTVSIEARDGVTTGISAADRARTVAVAIDASKGREEIVTPGHVFPLVAREGGVLVRAGHTEAAVDVARLAGLNPSGVICEIMNEDGTMARLDDLVAFAQHHNLKIGTIRDLIAYRRRHDHLVEKRAEVRFTSQWGGEWTAITFWNKATGTEQVALIKGRVDPAKPTLVRMHVLSPFSDIFGEGGERGGMLRRSMEMIGEEGAGVVVVLNPTRADSFTMALQARAGTLAEKDMEELRDYGVGATILTELGVHDMILLTNTHHTLVGLDGYGLSIVGERAVDCCGPA; from the coding sequence ATGCCGAAGCCTGAGCTGGCCCGCCTGCGCCACGCCTTCCTCTCCTCGCCGGAGGAGATCATCGACGAGGCGCGCAACGGCCGCATGTTCATCCTCGTCGACGACGAGGACCGCGAGAACGAGGGCGACCTCGTCATCCCCGCGCAGATGGCGACGCCCGACGCGATCAACTTCATGGCGAAGTACGGCCGCGGCCTGATCTGCCTGGCGATGACCAAGGCGCGGGTCGACCAGCTCGGCCTCGACCTGATGAGCCGCAACAACGGCACGCGGCACGAGACCGCCTTCACCGTCTCGATCGAAGCGCGCGACGGCGTCACCACCGGCATCTCCGCCGCCGACCGCGCGCGCACCGTCGCGGTCGCGATCGACGCCTCGAAGGGGCGCGAGGAGATCGTCACCCCCGGCCACGTCTTCCCGCTGGTCGCGCGCGAGGGCGGCGTGCTGGTCCGTGCCGGCCATACCGAGGCGGCGGTCGACGTCGCGCGGCTCGCCGGGCTCAATCCCTCGGGCGTGATCTGCGAGATCATGAACGAGGACGGGACGATGGCGCGGCTCGACGACCTCGTCGCCTTCGCCCAGCACCACAATCTCAAGATCGGCACGATCCGCGACCTCATCGCCTACCGCCGCCGCCACGACCATCTCGTCGAGAAGCGCGCCGAGGTGCGTTTCACCAGCCAATGGGGCGGCGAGTGGACTGCGATCACCTTCTGGAACAAGGCGACCGGCACCGAGCAGGTCGCGTTGATCAAGGGCAGGGTCGATCCCGCCAAGCCGACGCTGGTGCGCATGCACGTGCTCTCGCCCTTCTCCGACATCTTCGGCGAAGGCGGCGAGCGCGGCGGGATGCTGCGCCGCTCGATGGAGATGATCGGCGAGGAGGGCGCCGGCGTGGTGGTGGTGCTCAACCCGACCCGCGCCGACAGCTTCACCATGGCGCTGCAGGCGCGCGCCGGCACGCTTGCTGAGAAGGACATGGAGGAGCTGCGCGACTATGGCGTCGGCGCGACCATCCTGACCGAGCTCGGCGTGCACGACATGATCCTGCTCACCAACACCCACCACACGCTGGTGGGGCTCGACGGCTACGGCCTGTCGATCGTCGGGGAGCGGGCGGTGGACTGCTGCGGCCCGGCCTGA
- the ribD gene encoding bifunctional diaminohydroxyphosphoribosylaminopyrimidine deaminase/5-amino-6-(5-phosphoribosylamino)uracil reductase RibD yields the protein MGPVSDPRWMGAALALAERGRGRTAPNPNVGCVIVKDGRVVGRGWTQPGGRPHAEAMALAEAGEAARGATAYVTLEPCAHVSPRGPACSTLLAEAGIARVVAALEDPDPRTGGAGIERLRAAGVAVETGIGAAEARRSMAGFLTRRELGRPHVTLKLATSLDGCIALANGASRWITGPAARAHAHLERARHEAILVGRGTFDADKPILDVRLPGLSKSRAPRRFVLTNRPLPPFANSHEAENWHTLENPADIADWLGIDHLLVEGGAETAASFLRAELVDRLLLYRAPILIGGRQALGDLGLTDLEAAHGRWRRVDRRQLGTDTLEVYERD from the coding sequence ATGGGGCCTGTGAGCGATCCGCGCTGGATGGGCGCGGCGTTGGCGCTGGCCGAACGAGGGCGCGGGCGGACGGCACCCAATCCCAACGTCGGCTGCGTGATCGTGAAGGACGGGCGCGTGGTCGGACGTGGCTGGACCCAGCCCGGCGGCCGCCCTCATGCCGAGGCGATGGCGCTGGCCGAGGCCGGTGAGGCGGCGCGCGGGGCGACGGCCTATGTGACGCTGGAGCCGTGCGCCCATGTCTCGCCGCGCGGACCGGCCTGCTCGACGCTGCTGGCCGAGGCGGGCATCGCACGAGTCGTAGCGGCGCTCGAGGATCCCGATCCACGCACCGGCGGTGCCGGGATCGAGCGGCTGCGGGCAGCCGGCGTCGCCGTCGAGACGGGAATTGGCGCGGCGGAAGCGCGGCGGTCGATGGCCGGCTTCCTCACCCGCCGCGAGCTCGGCCGGCCGCATGTCACGCTCAAGCTCGCGACCTCGCTCGACGGCTGCATCGCGCTCGCCAATGGTGCGAGCCGCTGGATCACCGGCCCTGCCGCGCGGGCGCACGCGCATCTCGAACGCGCACGGCACGAGGCGATCCTGGTCGGGCGCGGGACGTTTGATGCGGACAAGCCGATCCTCGACGTGCGCCTGCCTGGCTTGAGCAAAAGCCGCGCACCTCGCCGCTTCGTTCTGACGAATCGTCCCCTCCCACCATTTGCCAATTCCCATGAGGCGGAGAATTGGCACACGCTGGAGAATCCGGCCGATATCGCCGATTGGCTGGGAATCGACCATCTGCTGGTGGAGGGGGGTGCAGAGACCGCCGCCTCCTTCCTCCGTGCGGAGCTGGTCGATCGGCTACTCCTCTACCGCGCCCCGATCCTGATCGGCGGCCGTCAGGCGCTCGGCGACCTGGGCCTGACAGACCTGGAGGCGGCGCACGGCCGCTGGCGGCGCGTGGACCGGCGTCAGCTTGGCACCGACACCCTGGAGGTCTACGAGCGCGACTGA
- a CDS encoding DUF899 domain-containing protein, with product MQQELPKTHPPIVSPEEWRAAREAMLVKEKAHTRARDALAAERRRMPWMAVEKDYAFEGPDGRMSLLDLFEGRRQLILYRAFFEPGVFGWPDHACRGCSLGADQVSHLAHLNARDTTLAYASRAPQPDIARLKARMGWAMPWYTITDSFDADFGVDEWHGHNVFIRDGERIYRTYFTDNRGDEAFGTVWSYLDVTPLGRQESWEDSPEGYPQDPPYKWWNWHDNYDAEAKPDPKWVEISDAGEAAFRDPDAKAKT from the coding sequence ATGCAGCAGGAACTGCCGAAGACCCATCCGCCGATCGTGTCGCCCGAAGAATGGCGCGCGGCGCGCGAGGCGATGCTCGTCAAGGAAAAGGCCCATACGCGGGCGCGCGACGCGCTCGCCGCCGAGCGGCGGCGGATGCCGTGGATGGCGGTCGAGAAGGATTATGCGTTCGAGGGGCCGGACGGCCGGATGAGCCTGCTCGACCTGTTCGAGGGCCGGCGGCAACTGATCCTCTACCGCGCCTTCTTCGAGCCCGGCGTGTTCGGCTGGCCTGACCATGCCTGCCGCGGCTGCTCGCTCGGCGCCGACCAGGTGTCGCACCTCGCGCACCTCAATGCCCGCGACACCACGCTCGCCTACGCCTCGCGCGCGCCGCAGCCCGACATCGCGCGGCTGAAGGCACGGATGGGCTGGGCGATGCCGTGGTACACGATCACCGACAGCTTCGACGCCGATTTCGGCGTGGACGAATGGCACGGGCACAATGTCTTCATCCGCGACGGCGAGCGCATCTATCGCACCTATTTCACCGACAACCGCGGCGACGAGGCGTTCGGGACGGTGTGGAGCTACCTCGATGTGACGCCGCTCGGCCGGCAGGAGAGCTGGGAGGATTCGCCCGAAGGCTATCCGCAGGACCCGCCGTACAAATGGTGGAACTGGCACGACAATTACGACGCCGAGGCCAAGCCCGACCCCAAATGGGTCGAGATCTCGGACGCAGGCGAGGCAGCATTCCGCGATCCCGACGCGAAAGCGAAGACATGA